In a genomic window of Sulfurimonas denitrificans DSM 1251:
- the cybH gene encoding Ni/Fe-hydrogenase, b-type cytochrome subunit, whose protein sequence is MQSIKKKEKDVDEHIQMELEFTTFYRWHHWIRVLSITVLIITGFYLSVPYIIPAVNAEPTNFINAEYRAVHQVFGFIMISMFIGKTYYFFFSAKDKMEITSFRDLFNLKNWMSQVGYYLFLTKHPKLTGAYNVVQLMAYLIFYIATSGLILTGLILYVHNYHDGIGGALYGSMRYVEAMFGGMAAIRELHHVLMWGVILFIVGHIYMVVFNAVYGKEGTVDSIFSGYRWKRKH, encoded by the coding sequence ATGCAAAGTATTAAAAAGAAAGAAAAAGATGTAGATGAGCATATTCAGATGGAGTTAGAGTTTACTACATTTTATAGATGGCACCACTGGATAAGAGTTCTTAGTATAACTGTTTTGATTATAACTGGGTTTTATCTCTCAGTTCCATATATAATTCCAGCAGTAAATGCCGAGCCTACAAATTTTATAAATGCAGAGTATAGAGCGGTGCATCAGGTGTTTGGATTTATTATGATTTCCATGTTTATAGGAAAGACGTACTATTTCTTTTTTTCTGCAAAAGATAAAATGGAGATTACCTCTTTTAGAGATTTATTTAATCTTAAAAATTGGATGAGTCAGGTAGGTTACTATCTCTTTTTAACAAAGCATCCTAAACTAACTGGCGCATATAATGTTGTTCAGTTGATGGCATATTTGATATTTTATATAGCTACAAGCGGTCTGATATTAACTGGTCTTATCTTGTACGTTCATAACTATCATGATGGTATAGGTGGAGCGCTTTATGGTAGCATGAGATATGTTGAAGCTATGTTTGGCGGTATGGCTGCTATTAGAGAGCTGCACCATGTACTTATGTGGGGAGTTATTCTTTTCATAGTTGGACACATCTATATGGTTGTTTTTAACGCTGTTTATGGAAAAGAGGGAACGGTTGACTCTATATTTAGTGGATATAGATGGAAAAGAAAACACTAG
- a CDS encoding HyaD/HybD family hydrogenase maturation endopeptidase, whose translation MKILILGIGNILFGDEGIGAHLANFLDEKYEFSSDEHTVDILDGGTLAQRLIPIITQYDAVLLIDCVNVADAKIGDVYSFDFNDVPDFITWNGSAHEVEMLQTLQMIEMLGDLPPTKIVGVIPFVIGENSTFSMTDEVLKAAVLMERVIIKYIEDFGVSASIKSDITLEEASKYTYIKGVL comes from the coding sequence TTGAAGATTTTAATATTAGGTATAGGCAATATCCTCTTTGGCGATGAGGGGATAGGTGCTCATTTAGCAAATTTCCTTGATGAGAAGTATGAATTTAGCTCAGATGAGCATACAGTTGATATTCTTGATGGTGGGACATTGGCTCAAAGATTGATACCAATTATCACTCAGTATGATGCTGTTTTGCTTATTGATTGCGTTAATGTTGCCGATGCAAAGATTGGGGATGTTTATAGTTTTGATTTTAACGATGTTCCAGATTTTATAACTTGGAATGGAAGTGCTCATGAAGTTGAAATGCTCCAAACTCTGCAGATGATAGAGATGTTAGGAGATTTGCCTCCAACTAAAATAGTAGGAGTTATCCCTTTTGTGATAGGGGAAAACAGCACCTTTAGCATGACTGATGAAGTTTTAAAAGCTGCGGTGCTAATGGAGAGAGTAATTATAAAATACATAGAAGATTTTGGAGTGAGCGCTTCGATAAAAAGCGATATAACTTTAGAAGAAGCTTCAAAATATACATACATAAAGGGCGTTTTATGA
- the hypB gene encoding hydrogenase nickel incorporation protein HypB, whose product MCKDCGCSIVEQRESHSHEHHHHEDSHHEHHHGDEHHGSHKHLHDNPQLNDPKTISIISKILDKNDHEAGHNRAHFNSHNVLSINLMSSPGSGKTALLEALVDVADFKFSVIEGDLETSRDADRLKAKGIEAHQIQTGSACHLDAFMVHKALHHMDLDSVDVCFVENVGNLVCPASYDVGSHLNIVLVSIPEGEDKIAKYPVMFRQADLILFTKTDLLPYFEYDMQKEKEMARKLKPSVDILEVSTKDEESIKRVASWIKFKMEMR is encoded by the coding sequence ATGTGTAAAGATTGCGGTTGTTCTATAGTAGAACAAAGAGAGAGTCACTCTCACGAACATCACCACCATGAAGATTCTCATCACGAACATCATCATGGAGACGAACACCATGGGTCTCATAAACATCTGCATGACAATCCGCAGTTAAATGATCCAAAAACGATTTCAATAATTTCAAAAATATTAGATAAAAATGATCACGAAGCTGGGCACAATAGAGCGCATTTCAACTCGCATAATGTTTTGTCTATAAACCTTATGAGCTCTCCTGGAAGCGGAAAAACTGCACTCCTAGAGGCTTTAGTTGATGTTGCTGATTTTAAATTTAGTGTAATTGAGGGAGACCTTGAGACTAGCCGTGATGCCGATAGACTAAAGGCTAAAGGGATAGAAGCACATCAGATTCAAACAGGCTCAGCTTGTCATTTGGATGCGTTTATGGTTCATAAAGCTCTTCATCACATGGACTTAGATAGTGTGGATGTCTGTTTTGTGGAGAATGTAGGAAACTTAGTTTGTCCTGCTAGTTATGATGTAGGAAGTCACTTAAACATAGTTCTAGTAAGTATTCCAGAGGGCGAAGACAAGATCGCAAAATATCCTGTTATGTTTCGCCAAGCTGATTTGATTCTTTTTACCAAAACAGACCTGCTCCCATATTTTGAGTATGACATGCAAAAAGAGAAAGAGATGGCAAGAAAGCTAAAGCCGAGTGTTGACATACTTGAAGTGAGCACCAAAGATGAAGAGAGTATCAAGAGAGTTGCTTCTTGGATTAAGTTTAAAATGGAGATGAGATAA
- the hypF gene encoding carbamoyltransferase HypF, with the protein MKRVAYSIKGQVQGVGFRPFVYKMALELDLVGFVKNSQSGVEIEVEGREQQLNVFNASLSLKLPPLARIDTIVTKDIKPLQEKSFKIVQSSQNSINQKTALISSDIATCKECLDDVKKEGRYHNYFATNCTNCGPRYSIIKSVPYDRKNSSMDVFEMCSECKEAYENPHDRRYHAQPISCNECGPSLSLFKGNQKVEIDKKNIIEKVASLIKNGKILAIKGIGGFHIVCDANSDEALKNLREFKHRPTKPFAIMCKDLQQIKALAEVSEKEEQLLTCKEAPIVILKKRTCNHISSLLAPNIDRIGCFLPYTALHHLLFAHLQNPIVATSANLGDEPIIIKAEDIFKKLPFVEFTLDFEREIINGVDDSLVQVVDENMQVLRLSRGYAPKVIKLPFKSQNMILAVGANQKNSVAFVMDDNIILSPHIGDLNSLEAFGFFERTLESFKRFYDFEPDIIVHDRHPNYETTKWAKKQNKKLVEIGHHLAHIYACKAEFGLSGDYVGFSFDGTGYGDDSTLWGGEIFVGDERKYSFKQIKLLGGERAIKEPRRVALSMLFDELSLEEVLKLELDVVKSFSHVEIKMLHQSYLKNLNAPKSSSVGRLFDAIASFSNIAQTISYEGESGLLCESYYDKSIKKCFDYIVENGVIDMKIVEYMLKNKPDKKELISTFINTLIKIILDISKIEKLEVILSGGVFQNKTLLELTCKELKEEKIKHYYQRQSAINDGGIALGQAYYVLSYNKKI; encoded by the coding sequence TTGAAAAGAGTTGCTTATAGTATAAAAGGGCAGGTTCAAGGTGTTGGATTTCGCCCTTTTGTCTATAAAATGGCATTAGAGTTAGACCTAGTAGGCTTTGTAAAAAACAGCCAGAGTGGTGTAGAGATAGAAGTAGAGGGGAGGGAACAACAGCTAAATGTGTTTAATGCCTCTCTTAGTCTAAAACTCCCACCGCTAGCTAGAATTGATACCATTGTTACTAAAGATATAAAACCTCTGCAAGAAAAAAGTTTTAAAATAGTGCAAAGCTCACAAAATTCAATAAATCAAAAAACAGCTTTAATCTCCAGTGATATAGCCACATGTAAAGAGTGCTTGGATGATGTGAAAAAAGAGGGTAGATACCACAACTACTTTGCAACAAACTGTACAAACTGCGGACCTAGATACTCCATTATAAAGAGTGTCCCATATGATAGAAAAAATAGTTCTATGGATGTGTTTGAGATGTGTAGTGAGTGCAAAGAAGCGTACGAAAACCCACATGACAGAAGATACCATGCGCAGCCGATTTCATGTAATGAGTGTGGACCCTCTTTGTCTCTTTTTAAGGGGAATCAAAAAGTAGAAATAGATAAAAAAAACATTATTGAAAAGGTCGCATCTCTTATAAAGAACGGAAAAATTCTAGCCATCAAAGGTATAGGCGGCTTTCATATAGTCTGTGATGCAAATAGTGATGAGGCTCTAAAAAACTTAAGAGAGTTTAAACATAGACCGACAAAGCCTTTTGCCATCATGTGCAAAGATTTACAGCAGATAAAGGCTCTCGCAGAGGTAAGCGAGAAAGAGGAACAACTTTTGACATGTAAAGAAGCTCCCATAGTTATACTAAAAAAGCGTACATGTAATCATATCTCATCTCTTTTAGCTCCAAACATCGATAGAATCGGCTGTTTTTTACCTTACACTGCTCTTCATCATCTTCTCTTTGCTCATCTGCAAAATCCAATAGTTGCCACTAGTGCAAACCTTGGTGATGAGCCTATCATCATAAAAGCAGAAGATATCTTTAAAAAGCTCCCCTTTGTTGAATTTACGCTAGATTTTGAGCGAGAGATAATTAATGGAGTTGATGATAGTTTAGTTCAAGTTGTAGATGAAAATATGCAGGTTTTAAGGCTATCAAGAGGATACGCTCCAAAGGTAATAAAACTCCCATTTAAGAGTCAAAATATGATTTTAGCAGTCGGAGCAAATCAAAAAAACTCTGTAGCTTTTGTAATGGATGACAATATTATACTCTCTCCTCATATCGGAGATTTAAACTCTTTGGAAGCTTTTGGGTTTTTTGAGAGAACACTAGAGAGTTTTAAAAGGTTTTACGACTTTGAACCAGATATTATAGTTCATGATAGACACCCAAACTATGAAACGACAAAATGGGCTAAAAAACAGAACAAAAAGTTGGTAGAAATCGGGCATCATTTGGCTCATATTTACGCTTGTAAGGCGGAATTTGGTCTTAGCGGAGATTATGTCGGGTTTAGTTTTGATGGAACTGGCTACGGCGATGATAGCACACTTTGGGGCGGAGAGATTTTTGTAGGAGATGAACGCAAATACAGTTTCAAACAGATTAAACTCTTAGGTGGTGAGAGAGCCATAAAAGAGCCTAGACGAGTAGCACTTAGTATGCTTTTTGATGAACTCTCTTTAGAAGAGGTTTTAAAACTTGAACTAGATGTTGTAAAATCTTTTTCACATGTAGAGATAAAAATGCTGCATCAAAGCTATCTGAAAAATCTAAACGCACCAAAAAGCTCATCGGTGGGAAGGCTCTTTGATGCTATCGCTTCATTTTCAAATATCGCTCAGACAATAAGTTATGAGGGCGAGAGCGGACTTTTGTGTGAGAGCTATTATGATAAAAGCATAAAAAAATGTTTTGATTATATAGTAGAAAACGGCGTGATTGATATGAAAATAGTAGAGTACATGTTAAAGAATAAGCCAGATAAAAAAGAGTTAATCTCTACATTTATAAACACGCTTATAAAAATCATCTTAGACATTTCAAAAATCGAAAAACTAGAAGTGATTTTAAGCGGAGGAGTGTTTCAAAACAAAACACTTCTTGAGCTTACATGTAAAGAGTTAAAAGAGGAGAAAATCAAACACTATTACCAACGCCAGAGCGCTATTAATGATGGTGGCATTGCTTTGGGGCAAGCTTATTATGTTTTATCATATAATAAAAAAATATAA
- a CDS encoding hydrogenase maturation protein: MKILLIVSAFNSLTQRVFCELQDMNHEVSVQYAISNEAMMQSVEEFAPDIIFCPYLKKYLPCEIFLNTPTYILHPGIRGDRGHNSLDHALKEDKKEWGVVILRANEELDGGDIYAEVRFLMRESYKASIYRNEVASAASKALKIFLKNLHDKDYKPTPQLKSPIHPYLTQQERAIDWQKETTKEIIKKIHVSDSYPGVKDEFLGVECYLFGAWQESSLKGEPKEIIAKRDGAVCVGTIDGALWISHMLEVGKFKLPSTYILKEKIKGVKEVRIPLISEVGEITFHEISSKVMGEVGYLYFNFHNGAMHSEQCIRLKYAFEYLRESCKVVVLMGGADFFSNGIHLNILQDSKKQGEDGWSNINAMNDVVKSILFADDVVTVASLGKNAGAGGVFLALACDYAVAREGVVLNPHYKTLGLSGSEYHTYTLEKRVGKVKADELLTKCLPLSANKAKKIGMIDEVFEENNYFDSLDEFAQKLCEDGDKYSDFLYDKEDFLSKNGYMIEQKKEQELKIMYPEFWDKDSSFHKLRYDFVYKVCSIETPKRLK, from the coding sequence ATGAAAATACTTCTAATCGTATCGGCATTTAACTCTCTTACCCAAAGAGTGTTTTGTGAGCTTCAAGATATGAATCACGAGGTTTCTGTGCAGTATGCGATAAGCAATGAGGCGATGATGCAGAGTGTTGAAGAGTTTGCGCCAGATATTATCTTTTGTCCTTACTTGAAAAAGTATCTCCCATGTGAGATTTTTTTAAACACTCCGACTTACATACTTCATCCCGGTATCAGAGGCGACAGAGGGCATAATTCGCTAGACCATGCCCTCAAAGAGGATAAAAAAGAGTGGGGAGTCGTAATCCTTAGAGCAAACGAAGAGCTTGATGGCGGAGATATTTACGCAGAAGTCAGATTTCTTATGCGAGAGAGTTACAAGGCTTCCATATATAGAAATGAAGTAGCATCTGCCGCTTCAAAAGCTCTTAAAATTTTTCTAAAAAATCTACATGATAAAGATTATAAACCTACTCCTCAGTTAAAATCGCCTATACATCCGTATCTTACTCAACAAGAGAGAGCTATTGATTGGCAAAAAGAGACTACAAAAGAGATTATAAAAAAGATACATGTAAGCGATAGTTACCCTGGTGTTAAGGATGAATTTTTGGGAGTTGAGTGCTATCTTTTTGGTGCGTGGCAAGAGAGTAGTTTAAAAGGAGAGCCAAAGGAGATAATCGCAAAAAGAGATGGTGCGGTTTGTGTTGGAACTATTGATGGCGCTCTTTGGATAAGCCACATGTTAGAAGTAGGAAAGTTTAAACTCCCCTCGACCTATATTTTAAAAGAGAAGATAAAGGGTGTTAAAGAGGTGCGAATACCTTTGATTAGTGAAGTCGGAGAGATCACTTTTCATGAGATAAGCTCTAAAGTGATGGGTGAAGTTGGGTATTTGTACTTTAATTTTCACAATGGCGCCATGCACTCTGAGCAGTGCATAAGGCTAAAATATGCGTTTGAGTATCTAAGGGAGAGCTGCAAGGTTGTAGTTCTGATGGGCGGAGCGGATTTTTTTAGCAACGGGATTCATCTAAACATACTCCAAGACTCCAAAAAGCAGGGGGAAGATGGTTGGAGTAACATCAACGCTATGAATGATGTCGTAAAATCAATACTTTTTGCAGATGATGTTGTCACGGTTGCGTCTTTAGGCAAAAATGCAGGGGCAGGTGGAGTTTTTTTGGCTCTTGCATGTGATTACGCCGTTGCACGAGAAGGAGTCGTTTTAAATCCGCACTATAAAACTTTGGGGCTTAGCGGTAGCGAATACCACACCTATACGCTAGAAAAAAGAGTTGGTAAAGTAAAAGCTGATGAGCTTTTAACAAAGTGCCTACCTCTAAGTGCAAACAAAGCTAAGAAAATCGGTATGATTGATGAAGTTTTTGAAGAGAATAACTACTTTGATTCTTTAGATGAGTTTGCTCAAAAATTATGCGAAGACGGCGATAAATATAGTGATTTTTTATATGATAAAGAGGATTTTTTGTCTAAAAATGGTTATATGATAGAGCAGAAAAAAGAGCAAGAGTTGAAAATCATGTATCCAGAGTTTTGGGATAAAGATAGCTCTTTTCATAAACTAAGATATGATTTTGTCTATAAAGTGTGTTCCATTGAAACACCTAAAAGACTAAAATAA
- the hypA gene encoding hydrogenase/urease nickel incorporation protein HypA — MHEYSIVQSLLDSCEENASKNSATKVTKVVIKIGVMSGVEPELLRTAFETFKEKTICEEAEFIINIQPVIIKCNSCLNEATIEGIEYLCPKCKSADLRVLDGEDMYLMQLELE; from the coding sequence ATGCATGAATATAGTATAGTCCAATCACTTTTAGACTCATGTGAAGAGAACGCTTCAAAAAACAGTGCTACAAAAGTAACCAAGGTTGTTATAAAAATAGGCGTTATGAGCGGGGTTGAACCTGAACTACTAAGAACTGCATTTGAGACTTTCAAAGAGAAAACTATCTGCGAAGAGGCTGAGTTTATCATAAACATTCAACCAGTTATCATAAAGTGCAATAGCTGTTTAAATGAGGCAACGATAGAGGGCATCGAGTACCTCTGCCCAAAATGCAAAAGTGCAGATTTAAGAGTTCTTGATGGAGAAGATATGTACCTGATGCAATTAGAGCTTGAGTAG
- the hypE gene encoding hydrogenase expression/formation protein HypE — protein sequence MTKTISLACGNGGEENNELISKVFYKAFKNEILDKSEDAAIIHNGELAFSTDSFTVSPLFFAGADIGKLAVCGTCNDLAMMGAKPKYLTCSVIIEEGFETRELERIVRSMKKELEINGAIVVSGDTKVVPRGSVDKIFINTSGIGEVIKKGISSNNITKDDVIIINRDVGCHGAAIFVAREGIEMSSSLKSDCESLYPQVKALLDAGIKITAMRDATRGGVSAVLNEWSRQSNVCIEVEEESIPVSDEVKGICEMLGFEAASLANEGTFVLAVNHEDAPRAVEILKTFESCSRATIIAKVTDTHPKKVVLNSSWGTSRFLDTPSGELLPRIC from the coding sequence ATGACTAAAACAATAAGCCTGGCATGCGGCAACGGCGGAGAAGAGAACAATGAACTTATCTCTAAGGTTTTTTATAAAGCCTTTAAAAATGAGATACTTGACAAAAGCGAAGATGCGGCCATCATCCATAACGGAGAGTTGGCATTTTCTACTGACAGTTTTACGGTTTCGCCTCTTTTTTTTGCGGGTGCAGACATCGGCAAGCTGGCAGTCTGCGGTACATGTAACGATCTTGCAATGATGGGTGCGAAGCCGAAGTATTTGACATGTAGTGTTATCATCGAAGAGGGTTTTGAGACTAGAGAGCTTGAGCGTATTGTGCGAAGTATGAAAAAAGAGCTTGAGATTAACGGGGCTATTGTTGTGAGTGGCGATACTAAAGTTGTGCCTCGTGGAAGTGTCGATAAGATTTTCATAAACACTAGCGGAATAGGCGAAGTTATAAAAAAAGGCATCAGCTCCAACAACATAACTAAGGATGATGTCATCATCATAAACCGTGATGTCGGCTGTCACGGGGCGGCTATTTTTGTTGCTCGTGAGGGTATTGAGATGAGCAGTTCACTCAAAAGCGATTGCGAGTCGCTTTATCCTCAGGTGAAGGCTCTGTTGGATGCAGGCATAAAGATAACAGCCATGAGAGATGCGACAAGAGGCGGAGTAAGTGCGGTTTTAAACGAGTGGTCAAGACAGTCAAATGTCTGCATCGAGGTTGAAGAGGAGAGTATTCCAGTTAGCGATGAGGTAAAAGGTATCTGCGAGATGCTGGGTTTTGAAGCAGCATCTTTAGCCAATGAGGGTACTTTTGTATTGGCGGTAAACCATGAAGATGCACCAAGAGCGGTGGAGATTTTAAAAACATTTGAGAGCTGTTCAAGAGCCACAATTATCGCCAAAGTGACGGATACGCATCCCAAAAAAGTGGTTTTAAACAGCAGTTGGGGAACTTCAAGATTTTTAGACACTCCAAGCGGCGAACTGCTTCCTAGAATCTGCTAA
- a CDS encoding HypC/HybG/HupF family hydrogenase formation chaperone translates to MCLSIPSKVVKIDRENEVATVDTMGVQREASLSLMSEEEISIGDYVLLHIGFVMNKIDEAEALDSLALYREIIDAMNEEDRQLAILEADECPSRGN, encoded by the coding sequence ATGTGCCTTTCAATACCATCAAAAGTAGTAAAAATCGATAGAGAAAATGAAGTGGCAACAGTCGATACTATGGGCGTGCAAAGAGAAGCCTCTTTGTCGCTTATGAGTGAAGAGGAGATTAGTATAGGCGATTATGTACTTCTGCATATCGGTTTTGTGATGAATAAGATTGATGAAGCAGAGGCGCTTGATAGTTTGGCACTTTATAGAGAAATTATAGATGCTATGAATGAAGAAGATAGGCAGTTGGCAATTTTAGAAGCAGATGAGTGTCCAAGCAGAGGAAACTAA
- a CDS encoding P-loop NTPase fold protein, with amino-acid sequence MKNTEKLKNYLVDKDDAYLLNKNNNGNVIMISGKWGSGKTHFWQNEIETSLKKEQKNKKKAYSYVSLYGKTNIESIEMDLFMNAYNSVIGDADIVSKMCSTSLSYGKKMGSIFSTVVTAVTAGAVKFDSGKVFKEVENLIDDDKFTKAGEFLNDGGVVCFDDFERKSKEIDLNDLFGFITQLTLNFKCKVVIILNSDVFEGKEKEIFTTVKEKTVSKYLMFNPTCEELFDMIFKEEKYKSLKNDSETRDEEKIEIVLKNTFCKVGIVNARILIQVLDNVLEWYSKHRVCTPFYLEYFILVNINFILNHHIFVATLDKEDISKTFQYKFGEIERHESNYKDATNSRIKSDVEYLSTEIMAYISDSKMIYNQKVIENLKTEALLYEKNNGTKSKEADYGTILLDFINSNESLIKSLHFMNYFNIDIHRESNNQAEVDILNEINNFIETGIL; translated from the coding sequence TTGAAGAATACAGAAAAATTAAAAAACTATTTAGTTGACAAAGATGATGCCTATTTACTAAACAAAAACAATAATGGTAACGTGATAATGATTTCTGGAAAATGGGGTAGTGGTAAAACCCATTTTTGGCAAAATGAAATAGAAACAAGCTTAAAAAAAGAACAAAAAAATAAGAAGAAAGCTTATTCTTATGTGAGTCTTTATGGTAAAACAAATATAGAATCAATAGAGATGGACTTGTTTATGAATGCTTATAACAGTGTGATTGGCGATGCTGATATTGTGAGTAAGATGTGCTCTACATCCTTATCTTACGGAAAAAAAATGGGTTCAATATTTTCTACGGTTGTTACTGCAGTTACAGCAGGAGCGGTAAAATTTGATTCAGGAAAAGTGTTTAAGGAAGTAGAAAATTTAATAGATGATGATAAGTTTACAAAAGCTGGAGAATTTTTAAATGATGGCGGAGTCGTTTGTTTCGATGATTTTGAAAGAAAATCAAAAGAGATAGATTTAAATGACTTATTCGGCTTTATTACTCAATTAACTCTTAATTTTAAATGCAAAGTAGTAATCATATTAAACAGTGATGTATTTGAAGGAAAAGAGAAGGAAATTTTTACAACCGTAAAAGAAAAAACTGTTTCAAAATATCTTATGTTTAATCCTACATGTGAAGAGCTGTTTGACATGATTTTTAAAGAGGAGAAATATAAATCTTTAAAAAATGATTCTGAAACACGAGATGAAGAAAAAATTGAAATAGTTTTGAAAAATACTTTTTGTAAAGTTGGAATTGTTAATGCAAGAATTTTAATACAAGTTTTAGATAATGTTTTAGAATGGTATAGTAAACATAGAGTTTGTACACCCTTTTATTTAGAATATTTTATTTTAGTAAATATAAATTTTATACTCAATCATCATATATTTGTAGCTACATTAGATAAAGAGGATATTAGCAAAACATTTCAATATAAGTTTGGTGAAATAGAGAGACATGAATCTAATTATAAAGATGCAACAAATTCAAGAATTAAGAGTGATGTTGAATATTTATCTACTGAGATTATGGCTTATATCTCAGATAGCAAGATGATATATAATCAAAAGGTTATAGAAAATCTTAAGACAGAAGCTTTGTTATATGAAAAGAATAATGGGACAAAATCCAAAGAAGCTGATTATGGGACAATACTATTAGATTTTATAAATAGTAATGAATCATTAATTAAAAGTTTACATTTTATGAATTATTTTAACATAGATATACACAGAGAAAGTAATAATCAGGCTGAAGTTGATATTTTAAATGAAATAAATAATTTTATCGAAACAGGAATATTATAG
- the hypD gene encoding hydrogenase formation protein HypD, which produces MELELKNLYDDFRDADTIKAYAKIINEDAAKLKNPINIMEVCGGHTHTIMKYGLPQLLPSNIKFIHGPGCPVCIMPKERIDHAYVLSMQPEVILVTLGDMIKVPGSNGSLQDARSRGADVRFVYSPLECLKIAKENPTKKIIFFAIGFETTTPMTAALLDAVIKMGIKNIYFHINHVTVPEVMRELIDSRDIHVDSYNNKIDAFLGPSHVSVISGSKIYEEFPRDYNRPVVVAGFEPVDVMQAISMVVKQFIEGRCELEIEYKRLVTYDGNLKAQELMSRYFDKADLFKWRGLGNIPKSGLKLKLEFKEYDAEVIYKDVLPIGEIEDHKLCICGDILRGMASPPECTIFGTACKPTSPIGSCMVSSEGACAAYYKYGNLV; this is translated from the coding sequence ATGGAGCTAGAACTTAAAAATTTATATGATGATTTTAGAGACGCTGACACCATAAAAGCTTATGCAAAAATCATAAACGAAGATGCAGCAAAGCTTAAAAACCCCATAAATATCATGGAAGTCTGCGGTGGACATACGCATACCATTATGAAGTACGGACTTCCTCAACTACTACCATCAAACATCAAGTTTATCCATGGTCCCGGTTGTCCTGTTTGCATCATGCCAAAAGAGAGAATTGATCACGCTTATGTTTTAAGTATGCAGCCGGAAGTTATACTTGTGACTCTAGGCGATATGATAAAAGTCCCAGGAAGCAACGGAAGCCTTCAAGATGCAAGAAGCAGAGGTGCTGATGTTCGTTTTGTTTACTCTCCTTTAGAGTGCCTAAAAATCGCAAAAGAGAATCCGACTAAAAAAATCATCTTTTTTGCTATAGGTTTTGAGACGACCACTCCAATGACGGCAGCACTTCTTGACGCGGTTATAAAAATGGGCATTAAAAATATCTACTTTCACATAAACCACGTAACTGTTCCCGAAGTAATGCGTGAGCTTATAGACTCCAGAGATATACATGTAGATAGTTACAACAACAAAATTGATGCATTTTTAGGACCCTCACATGTAAGCGTTATAAGCGGAAGCAAAATCTATGAAGAGTTCCCAAGAGACTACAATCGTCCAGTAGTTGTCGCAGGATTTGAGCCGGTTGATGTCATGCAGGCGATTAGCATGGTGGTAAAACAGTTTATAGAGGGCAGATGTGAGCTTGAGATAGAGTACAAAAGGCTAGTAACTTACGATGGAAATCTAAAAGCACAAGAGCTTATGAGTAGATATTTTGACAAAGCAGACCTCTTTAAGTGGCGAGGTTTGGGAAACATACCAAAAAGCGGACTAAAACTAAAGCTTGAATTTAAAGAGTATGATGCAGAGGTTATCTACAAAGATGTCTTGCCAATCGGCGAGATAGAAGACCATAAACTCTGCATCTGCGGAGACATTTTAAGAGGCATGGCAAGCCCTCCAGAGTGTACTATTTTTGGAACTGCATGTAAACCGACTTCACCGATAGGAAGCTGTATGGTAAGCAGCGAGGGGGCTTGCGCGGCTTATTATAAGTATGGGAATTTGGTATAA